From the genome of Saccharomyces paradoxus strain CBS432 chromosome XII sequence:
GAAAATGTGGATCTGAAATTGACACCATACAAAATTTTAGCCACAGGACCACAAGAAGGTGCCATTGAATTTATTCCTAATGATACATTAGCTAGCATACTAAGCAAATACCACGGCATTCTTGCCTACCTCAAACTCCACTATCCCGATGAGAACGCAACATTAGGCGTACAGGACTGGGTTTTAGACAACTTTGTCAAATCTTGCGCTGGTTATTGTGTTATTACATACATTTTAGGTGTCGGCGATAGGCACTTAGACAACTTACTGATCACTCCAGATgggcatttttttcatgcAGACTTTGGTTACATCCTGGGTCAGGACCCCAAACCTTTTCCACCACTGATGAAATTGCCTCCCCAAATTATAGAGGCGTTTGGAGGTGCGGAATCGTCAAATTATGATAAATTTCGCAGCTACTGTTTTGTTGCATATTCGATCTTAAGAAGAAATGCGGGTTTAATCTTGAACCTATTTGAATTGATGAAGACGTCGAACATACCAGATATTAGAATAGATCCCAATGGCGCTATTTTACGTGTAAGAGAAAGGTTCAATTTGAATATGTCCGAAGAAGATGCCACAGTGCACTTTCAGAATCTAATTAATGATAGTGTAAATGCTTTGTTGCCTATCGTGATAGATCATTTACATAACCTTGCACAATATTGGCGAGCCTGATAGACCAATAACTAGTGCACTTCATTATTTAAGTTACCTCTCCCTAATTAtaaataacaaataaaTACTATCTCTAATATAACTTCCTGATATAGTAACGTGACTTAGTGTTAACTTTGcactttctttattataaataaaaaaatcacggttaatttttcatgatCTTGCAAAGACACGCCTCCCCCTAATGTggcatatatataacaatGTGAATTAGAAAAACTCAACACTTTAACAAAATAACGGGCACGAAAccaaacaaacaaaattaGCATTGAATGCCTTTTTTGGGTACAATAGAATAGTACTGAATGACATCATATATCGAAAAGCTCACGTCGGCAGCATCGTATCTTGATACACTTCCGGATGAGCATCACGATTTCAGGAAACCCACCGCCAAGGTTGTAACGACGCAACTGACTATTGCTACTTTACTAGGTATTTTTGCTTTGCTTTCGTTCTCAATCCTGTTAAAAAAGTGGCCCAGATTATACGCAAGCAGACGATATAAAGATGATGGCAATCTTCGCCTACCATCGTGGAATCAGTCAAGTTTATTTGGTTGGTTAACAGTGTTGTATAAAATACGGGACGAACAAATTCTGGAATATGCAGGTTTAGATGCATACGtatttttgagttttttcaaaatgtgCATAAAATTACtttctattttttgtttcttctctGTGTGCGTTATATCTCCAGTAAGGTACCATTTTACTGGAAAGATTGATGATGGcaacgatgatgatgacaatgagAATTCCTTGATGCATCTATTAAAAAGAATTGTGGAGGGAAGTGGCGATGGTGACAATCATTCAGCTCCCGAACGTACAAATGTGTACCTCTGGATGTATGTTATCTTCACATACTTTTTCACCTTTATAGCAATTAAAATGGCAGTCGCGGAAACAAAGCATGTGGTAAGTACTAGACAAGCTTATCTTGGTAAGCAAAATACCATTACTGATAGAACGATAAGACTCTCAGGCATTCCGATAGAGCTTCGTGATTCAGAAGCCTTAAAGACCAGAATTGAACAATTAAAAATCGGCACTGTTTCATCAATCACTATATGTCGAGAGTGGGGTCCTTTGAACAAACTCTTTCATTGTCGGAAGATGATACTTAAGAACCTGGAACTAAAATATGCAGAATGTCCAAGAGAGCTCCGTACCCGGCAACCGTACTCGGAGAACTATCACTTATTAGGAAACGGGCAATCAGGCGAAGTTTCGCATGGAGAACATGTCTCACAAAGCAATAATAACGAGGACGATGCGGCACTATATTCTCAAATTTCTCTTGGAGAAAGaccaaaaatgaaaattggTTATCGTGGTGTTTTTGGGAAGGAAGTAGATGCCATAGAATATTTGGAACAGCAATTGAAATTCATTGACGCAGAAATTACTGAAGCGAGGAAGCAACACTACTCTGCGACACCTACGGCATTCGTAACCATGGATTCTGTTGCTAACGCGCAAATGGCAGCTCAGGCTGTATTAGATCCTAGGGTACATTACTTCATAACCAGGTTGGCTCCTGCGCCTCATGATATCAAATGGGATCATGTCTGTCTTTCTAGAAAGGACCGATTAACAAAAGTTTATTCTACTACCGTATTTATAGGCCTGTCGAGTTTGTTTTTAGTTATTCCTGTATCATACTTGGCCACATTGCTAAATTTGAAAACCCTTTCAAAGTTCTGGCCAAGTGTAGGGCAGCTGTTGAAAGATCACCAATGGGCTGCCAACATTGTAACAGGATTATTACCAACCTATCTCTTCACGTTGCTTAACTTTGGCATTCCCTATTTTTATGAATATTTGACTTCTTATCAAGGACTGGTATCATACAGCGAAGAGGAAATCTCGCttgtttccaaaaatttcttttatatttttgttaacCTATTCTTAGTTTTCACGTTGGCAGGTACCGCATCTAATTATTGGGCATACCTCAGCGACACTACTAAAATTGCCTATCAACTTGCTACGTCCGTGAAAGAGTTCTCCTTATTCTATGTCGATTTGATTATATTGCAAGGTATTGGTATGTTCCCGTTTAAGTTATTATTAGTTGGCAGTTTGATCGGCTTTCCTTTGGTGAAAATCAAGGCTAAAACCCCCCGGCAGCGAAATGAACTTTACAACCCACCGATATTTAATTTTGGACTACAATTACCACAGCCAATTCTGATTTTGATTATAACGCTGATCTACAGTGTGATGAGcacaaaaattttgacGTCGGGGCTGgcatattttattattggGTTTTATGTCTATAAGTATCAATTGATTTTTGCCACAGATCATTTGCCTCATTCTACAGGGAAAGTATGGCCATTGATTTTCAGAAGAATCATCGTTGGATTGCTGTTGTTTCAATTAACAATGACAGGAACACTGGCAGGATTTGAAGGAGGATGGGTATTGTCATCTTGTCTCTTCCCGCTCCCGGTAGTGACTTTATGTTTTCtatatgattttgaaaagaactaTTTGCCGTTGTCAAAATATATTGCTTTAAGTTCAATTCGCGAGTACGAAAGAGACAATTCTACGGTTAACTCCGCCAACGAGGAAGAGTCGTATGCGTATCCTTACGCTGTGAGTGAATTAGAAGGTCCGATGTTAGATTAAGATACCGAAATGCTATAcgtatttttatatattttgttgCGAAAATgctaaaataaaatttttagtaCAAGTAGTACTGgatatttttctatttgcttataaaaataaataagttCCTGACTTCTGCAGTAGCAACATAAACTCCTGATGGATTAAATTCTTAATAATCGAAAAGTTGAATTTTGCCACGAAAACTATAAGTATTGGCTTGACTATGCAATAACGTAATAGAGACACACATATAAAAATCTTTATGATATTCCAATAGGAAAGCTTAGTCACAATCTTCAACGATTCAATAATATAGAAATTAGCTACCCACTTGATGATACTCATCGAAATCAGAGTATCATAAGGCCATATCAACATCAATATGGGAAAAATTTTGGCGCCATACGATAATAGGATCGTGTATGATATCACATCCTTTGAAGAAACGGACAGTTGTCGCCAATGCAGCTTTTTCAGTATGAAATACTGAATAAATGTGTGAAATAAACAAACGTCAAGAATACAATAACTTGCAAAGTAAAGATATTGTATTGGTGGGCTCCAGGTAAACACTTTATTTGTGATGGTATTGCGCATGATTGCCGAGTCCCATTTGAAGCTTTCTGgcaatttctttgaaagcATGATGAGCTTACCATCATTATTGTTACGGTTCAAATAGTAGATGTATTTACTCTCCTCAGTAACCCAAGTTAAATAAATCTCGAACGATAGTAACAGAAGCCAAAGGCGATTTAATCGGTCATATTTACAAAACCAGTTCTTGATATTAAATATCAAAGCTTGCGTATAATCACGCAAACACTGGCAATCATTTAGCGCTTTTCCTCTCGGATATTTTGAGAGATGCAATTCCAAAGAATTGAATACCAAGTGTCTATATGCACCTGCTTTTAATAGTAGCAGATCAATAAACAACAGGACGTTGTCAATCTCGACGTATTTGTCCACTGTATCTTTGCAGAATGGACAATCTGTCAACTGAATGTGGTCATTTGAATACACTGTATAAAGCGAATCTACAGATCGCATGCACGTTATGCATATCATCGTCTATCACAACTAAAATCTACTTTTTGATACGCTTCATTCGTTCCCCGCTGCACCAAATCTACCTTCTATGCAGCGACAAGAGTTCTTCAGCTTGAGTTATATCAATAATGTTTTCGAATCACCAATAATTCACATAGGGCCATTCACTTTAGCCCGCTGTCCCtaaactgaaaaaatactaagaaaaattttgcaaaaaatcTTAAATGATGAGCtaaaagatcaaaaaagagaaactaATAAATAAGAGGTTGACAGAGCGTTTCGACTACGAAAAGATAATTAGACAAGTTCAAGGATAGTAATAAACATAGAAAGATGTCTCGCGTTGGTGTTATGGTGCTAGGACCTGCAGGTGCGGGGAAAAGCACATTCTGCAATTCCATTATATCGCATATGCAAACTGTAGGACGAAGAGCACATATTGTAAATTTAGATCCTGCTGCAGAGGCTACCAAGTATGAGTTTACTATTGACATTAGGGATTTAATTTCCTTGGATGATGTCATGGAAGAAATGGATTTGGGCCCCAATGGTGCACTAATATATTGCTTCGAATatcttttgaataatttagACTGGCTTGACGAGGAGATCGGAGATTTCAACGATGAATATTTGATCTTTGACTGTCCCGGCCAAATTGAACTATACACGCATATCCCTGTCTTACCGAACATAGTGCGCCATTTAACCCAACAATTAAATTTCAACCTTTGCGCCACATACCTTTTGGAGGCGCCATTTGTGATAGATAGCTCAAAATTCTTTAGTGGAGCACTATCTGCTATGTCTGCGATGATTCTATTGGAGCTACCCCATATCAATGTGTTGAGCAAATTAGACTTGATAAAGGGCGacatcaataaaaaaaaactgaaaagatttttgaatCCCGATGCAATGTTATTAATGGAAACAGAAGGAATGAACCAAGCATCCAACCCTAAATTTCTAAAATTAAATCAATGTATAGCCAATCTCGTTGATGATTTCGGTATGGTTCAGTTCTTACCTTTGGAATCTAATAATCCCGACAGTATAGCAACCATATTATCGTATGTCGATGATATAACACAATGGGCAGAAGGACAAGAGCAGAAAGAGCCCAACGACCAAATAGATATCGAAGAATAgttatagaaaaaattatatacGCTTGATTCATATGGAAAAAGTgcgaaagaaaaaaaatagcttCTCGTAGCCACCAATTCAGACTCGGGAAAAGTACAAGTTTAGGTTTCTATTGATTTCTATATGtataagaaagaaatgcCTAGATCTATTTAATTCTTTGTCTTGGACCACCTGGAGATTTCTTACTCCTGGCCGTTAGGATTTCAACACCATGTTCGGTAACCAACAGAGTATGTTCAAATTGAGCACTCAATTTACCATCTTGAGTGGTAGAAGTCCAGTCATCAGGCCAGGTCATATCCTTCCAAGTACCCTCATTAATCATAGGTTCGATGGTGAAAACCATACCCGGTTTCATAACACCAGGTGTCCTATTCTTGGCGTAATGAGGAATATTGGGGGAACAGTGGAAAAACTCACCAACACCATGTCCACAATAGGTTCTTACTACACTGCACTTATTTTCGGCAGCATGTTTCTCAATATGATCACCTAACTCTTGAAAGGTAGTACCTGGCTTACACATTTTAATGGCTAGCTTCAAACATTCTCTTGATGTCTCAGTGGTATTAAGAGCTTCCTTAGAAATGTTCTCACCAACATAATACGTTTCGTTTAAGTCAGCATGATAACCTTGGTAGTATAAGGAAACATCCAAATTGACAATATCACCTTCCTTCAATACGGTTTTGTCAGGCACACCGTGACAGATAACTTCATTGACAGAGGTACAGAGGGATTTAGGGAAATTGTAGTAGTTGAGAGGGGAAGGATAAGCACCTCTCTTGATTGTTTCATTGTGAACGATTTCATCTAATTCATCTGTAGTAATACCTGGTCTGACCTGAGCAGCGGCAATATCAAGAACCTCTCTACCCAACATGCAGGCCTTTCTAATCTTTTTAATTTGGTCCTTCTTGTAGATAGGAATGTTGTTAAGTCTGTCGTTTCTTTGTTCACTAACTGGCAGTCCGTTGGCAGCCCAATCTGGTTTAGGAATATCTTCAGGGACGTATCTCTTTGGAGTCAAAGGATATGAAGCCTTCACTTTACCGgaatatttgaattttgggAAGGGATCATAAGCACCTTTCAAACCGTCTTTAGCATTGTGCAAAGATTTGTGAGCCTTGTAGTTGTTTTCATAACAGCTTGTGTCacaaaaaatggaaacGATGCCCTGTTTTAGACATACAGGACACTTCATTTGGGACGAAGTCTCCCTACCACATTGCAAACCGGCACAATGTATCTTGGTAGGATCAGAATTCTGTTCGGAAGCGGTAACTGTTGTAGTAGTTGTGGCCATCGtacaattttttgcttattTTCTCTTGGTAAGAATAAAGACAATAGCGTTCTTGGGATgaataatgataatttcagatttttcttcttaaaatgaaaaagaaaaaaaaaaaaggaaaaataaaaaattttcacttCCATTTCGGGGAGCAGCCAAATAAAGATTGCTGCTAGCTTAAATGGGAGGGACCAAAAGCCATGGGCAGCAGCTCCCCCATGGTCATGACTTCAGAACGGGAACCTGTCGAGTTGAGCATAACGATTGGAAAGTCCTTGATCACAAATTCATTGATAAATTGTCTGCAAACACCGCAAGGAGACACGCACTCATCCTTAGAATCGCCACATATGACCATGCATTTCCATCCCGAGCGGTAACCTGCCATCACGGCTTGTATCATAGCAGATCGTTCTGCACATATACAATTACTGTAGCTTGCATTCTCTACATTAGCGCCCGTGAAGATAACGTCGTCATTTGTTAATATGGAACAACCTACACGAAAGTGAGAGTAGGGGCTGTAGGAGAGCTCGCACGCCTTCAGTGCCgcctttttcaaagccTCCAGTTGTCTGTCCTCTATGCTACGTACTTTCATTACCTTATATCCTTGTTTGaccattttcctttgaCTTTTTTGGCTTCTTGTATATAAACAGTTTGTGTTTATTTATGCCAAACCATTCGGAAATTGGCGAGCAGCGCCTTATCAAGATTACAGTTTGAACATATAAAACGTAAAAGCAAAAGAGCGTAAGGTAACAAGAAGGGAAACACGGGAGATAATGGCCTTGGTTTCTAGAAGGTCGACTAGATCGGAAAGCACCTCAATAACAAAGGAAGAGCATACTGGAGGAGCTTCGCTGACGAAGTTGTTCTTTCGATGGCTTGTTACCTTGGAGGGTGATCAGGATATAAATGATGGAAAAGGTTACATATCGATCCCTAACGTTTCGAATTATATATTCTTCCTTGGTGGCAGGTTCAGAACGGTGAAAAGTGCCAAACCCTTGTGGTTGGGTGTTCTCTTCGTTATAATATGTCCTATGGTTCTCTTTTCTATCTTTGAGACACATAAATTGTGGCATACCCAAAATGGTTATAAAGTGCTggtcattttcttttactatTTTTGGGCCATAACGCTAATATCTTTCATCAGAACAGCTACCAGTGATCCTGGCGTTCTTCCGAGAAATATTCATTTGGGTCAACTACGAAATAATTATCAGATCCCGCAAGAATATTACAACTTGATTACACTACCAACACACTCTTCAGTTTTAAAAGACATTACTATCAAGTATTGTCCATCATGCAGGATATGGAGGCCACCTCGGTCTTCTCATTGTTCAACATGTAACGTCTGCGTGATGGTTCACGACCACCATTGTATATGGGTCAATAATTGCATAGGAAAAAGGAACTACCGgttctttttaatatttctATTAAGTGCAATATTTTCGTCAATTATCTTATTGGCTAATTGTACGATCCATATCGCACGAGAGTCTGGAGGGCCTCGCGATTATCCCGTGGCAATATTGTTACTCTGCTATGCTGGGCTAACCTTATGGTATCCGGCGATACTATTTACCTATCACATATTCATGGCAGGTAACCAGCAAACCACaagagaatttttgaaaggtATCggatcaaagaaaaacccTGTATTTCATCGTGTGGTTAAAGAGCAAAACATATTTGATAAAggttcctttttgaaaaatctagGTCACTTGATGTTAGAACCAAGAGGCCCAAGCTTTGTCAGTGCGAGAAAGCCGCATGAAGCTGGAGATTGGAGATTCATGAATTTATCACCGGTACACagctttgaaaaaatatagaaaatatCAGGAAGTATAGATCTACATAACcctattattttttattttatccAATGAACCAGGATAAGTTCCTGATATGAAAATGACTCAGTTATGCATAAAACATAAAACACTTAAAAGAGTGATGGCAGCCATAATATAGGTTGAGCATGCACAAATATAACATCGAAAGTCGGTTGAAACCTCGTTCAAAACTTTGGTAAATAAGTTTGTTAGTAAAGACCCTTTTGTTGTATTACGTACTCGAGTAATACCGGGTGTCTTTACAATGCTAATATACAGTCTTAGAAAGTAACTTGTCTcatataatctatataagattTGAATCTAATTAAAGGGTGGAAGCACAGGATCTCGGATCCAAACTAATTGCTCAGgtatttataaattttgagagttgggtgaataattagataattgttgggattccattgttactaaaggctataatattaggtatacagaatatactagaagttctcctcgaggatataggaatccataaaagggaatcgatagttctacataatgttattaccttatcttctttgcttttatatgttgtcattcactttcctattacattatcaatcccatttcagcttccattagattggatgactgtttctcaatctttatgccatcctcttgcaccgcatattataatataatattaaatagatgatattagaatttcattccaacactattgtttcgtacgtgtttcatacatgttttatgtctaggttggtaaatctagtaatgctgaggtacctcattttgagatacaacatTTCACCAGATAATCGGTTGTTTGGCCGAGCGGTCTAAGGCGCCtgattcaagaaaacatcTTGGCCGCAGTTAACTGTGGGAATACTCAGGTATCGTAAGATGCAAGAGTTCGAATCTCTTAGCaaccattatttttttctgaaaactCTTGAAACTGATATTGCAAATGTTTTCTTATACAGTTGCCAGGCAGCGTGCAACAAACCGCCTTCctaaaaaattggataaaTGTTATTTACTGCAACTCTTCCaataaaattcaaaggaTTTATTTTTCGATATATCTAGTGCTTGGTTTAAAGTTATACTTCTCTAATCACTGCCGTGAAAAAAGCAATTCCATAAGTGTTCATTGCTGACTTCTTGGTCGCCCACACTTATCTCAAACTTCAcatcatcattttcttcgtcGTCTCTCTCGCCTTGTGTACTGTCGTGATTATCGCTTCTTTTTGACTTTTCCTTCCTTTTGCGCTCTTCGAGTATACATTTATATCTGAGaatgttttcttcaatcGTATTTTTAATCATGAAGTTCCATACAAAAGTTTCTCTATCTTGTCCTATACGATTATTCCTTCCCATGGCCTGTAGCTCATCACTATTATTAAGTATAGGATCTAGCAGGAAAATGTGTTTTGCATTGATCAAATTTAGTCCTGCACCTAAAGTTTTCACGTTTAAGAGTAGGCAAGTCACCGAAGGCTGACGTTTAAAGTTATTTATAGTCTCACCGACACCGGCTGTATTGGATAAACATGCCAAATATTCAATGTGATACAATTTTAAGACCTTGCCAATGACCTTTAAATATTCTGTCTTTTGAGAGTACAGAATAACTTGTGGCGGATCATCGTTTTCCTGCTCACTTTTTAATCTCAGATAAGATATTAACTTGATAACGAAATCAATCTTAGCGCCAAAGCTTTCCTTTATgtgaatttgatgaacTTCATTGATTTGATGGAATTGCTTGTACTTATTTccaaataatttttccaCCTCGCTCATATTAGATAAAATAGAATTTCCATTCAAATTATCTTGAGACGAATCGGCAC
Proteins encoded in this window:
- the MAP1 gene encoding methionine aminopeptidase MAP1 (Methionine aminopeptidase~similar to YLR244C) translates to MATTTTTVTASEQNSDPTKIHCAGLQCGRETSSQMKCPVCLKQGIVSIFCDTSCYENNYKAHKSLHNAKDGLKGAYDPFPKFKYSGKVKASYPLTPKRYVPEDIPKPDWAANGLPVSEQRNDRLNNIPIYKKDQIKKIRKACMLGREVLDIAAAQVRPGITTDELDEIVHNETIKRGAYPSPLNYYNFPKSLCTSVNEVICHGVPDKTVLKEGDIVNLDVSLYYQGYHADLNETYYVGENISKEALNTTETSRECLKLAIKMCKPGTTFQELGDHIEKHAAENKCSVVRTYCGHGVGEFFHCSPNIPHYAKNRTPGVMKPGMVFTIEPMINEGTWKDMTWPDDWTSTTQDGKLSAQFEHTLLVTEHGVEILTARSKKSPGGPRQRIK
- the ARV1 gene encoding sterol homeostasis protein ARV1 (Cortical ER protein~similar to YLR242C), translating into MICITCMRSVDSLYTVYSNDHIQLTDCPFCKDTVDKYVEIDNVLLFIDLLLLKAGAYRHLVFNSLELHLSKYPRGKALNDCQCLRDYTQALIFNIKNWFCKYDRLNRLWLLLLSFEIYLTWVTEESKYIYYLNRNNNDGKLIMLSKKLPESFKWDSAIMRNTITNKVFTWSPPIQYLYFASYCILDVCLFHTFIQYFILKKLHWRQLSVSSKDVISYTILLSYGAKIFPILMLIWPYDTLISMSIIKWVANFYIIESLKIVTKLSYWNIIKIFICVSLLRYCIVKPILIVFVAKFNFSIIKNLIHQEFMLLLQKSGTYLFL
- the CSC1 gene encoding Csc1p (Calcium permeable gated cation channel~similar to YLR241W) gives rise to the protein MTSYIEKLTSAASYLDTLPDEHHDFRKPTAKVVTTQLTIATLLGIFALLSFSILLKKWPRLYASRRYKDDGNLRLPSWNQSSLFGWLTVLYKIRDEQILEYAGLDAYVFLSFFKMCIKLLSIFCFFSVCVISPVRYHFTGKIDDGNDDDDNENSLMHLLKRIVEGSGDGDNHSAPERTNVYLWMYVIFTYFFTFIAIKMAVAETKHVVSTRQAYLGKQNTITDRTIRLSGIPIELRDSEALKTRIEQLKIGTVSSITICREWGPLNKLFHCRKMILKNLELKYAECPRELRTRQPYSENYHLLGNGQSGEVSHGEHVSQSNNNEDDAALYSQISLGERPKMKIGYRGVFGKEVDAIEYLEQQLKFIDAEITEARKQHYSATPTAFVTMDSVANAQMAAQAVLDPRVHYFITRLAPAPHDIKWDHVCLSRKDRLTKVYSTTVFIGLSSLFLVIPVSYLATLLNLKTLSKFWPSVGQLLKDHQWAANIVTGLLPTYLFTLLNFGIPYFYEYLTSYQGLVSYSEEEISLVSKNFFYIFVNLFLVFTLAGTASNYWAYLSDTTKIAYQLATSVKEFSLFYVDLIILQGIGMFPFKLLLVGSLIGFPLVKIKAKTPRQRNELYNPPIFNFGLQLPQPILILIITLIYSVMSTKILTSGLAYFIIGFYVYKYQLIFATDHLPHSTGKVWPLIFRRIIVGLLLFQLTMTGTLAGFEGGWVLSSCLFPLPVVTLCFLYDFEKNYLPLSKYIALSSIREYERDNSTVNSANEEESYAYPYAVSELEGPMLD
- the GPN3 gene encoding putative signal sequence-binding GTPase GPN3 (GTPase with a role in biogenesis of RNA pol II and polIII~similar to YLR243W) — its product is MSRVGVMVLGPAGAGKSTFCNSIISHMQTVGRRAHIVNLDPAAEATKYEFTIDIRDLISLDDVMEEMDLGPNGALIYCFEYLLNNLDWLDEEIGDFNDEYLIFDCPGQIELYTHIPVLPNIVRHLTQQLNFNLCATYLLEAPFVIDSSKFFSGALSAMSAMILLELPHINVLSKLDLIKGDINKKKLKRFLNPDAMLLMETEGMNQASNPKFLKLNQCIANLVDDFGMVQFLPLESNNPDSIATILSYVDDITQWAEGQEQKEPNDQIDIEE
- the ERF2 gene encoding palmitoyltransferase ERF2 (Subunit of a palmitoyltransferase~similar to YLR246W); this translates as MALVSRRSTRSESTSITKEEHTGGASLTKLFFRWLVTLEGDQDINDGKGYISIPNVSNYIFFLGGRFRTVKSAKPLWLGVLFVIICPMVLFSIFETHKLWHTQNGYKVLVIFFYYFWAITLISFIRTATSDPGVLPRNIHLGQLRNNYQIPQEYYNLITLPTHSSVLKDITIKYCPSCRIWRPPRSSHCSTCNVCVMVHDHHCIWVNNCIGKRNYRFFLIFLLSAIFSSIILLANCTIHIARESGGPRDYPVAILLLCYAGLTLWYPAILFTYHIFMAGNQQTTREFLKGIGSKKNPVFHRVVKEQNIFDKGSFLKNLGHLMLEPRGPSFVSARKPHEAGDWRFMNLSPVHSFEKI
- the CDD1 gene encoding cytidine deaminase (Cytidine deaminase~similar to YLR245C) — encoded protein: MVKQGYKVMKVRSIEDRQLEALKKAALKACELSYSPYSHFRVGCSILTNDDVIFTGANVENASYSNCICAERSAMIQAVMAGYRSGWKCMVICGDSKDECVSPCGVCRQFINEFVIKDFPIVMLNSTGSRSEVMTMGELLPMAFGPSHLS